GTCGCATggtatttgttaaaatattccaAACGCATTTGGGATGATTTCGGACACTTCGAACAATATGTTGTagtttttttttacattttttctcaCTTCTTGGCATGTGAAAGTTTGCCTCATCTTCTCGTAACATAGGGCGCACATCCTTCTTACAAGCTTGCCTTGCTGATTCTTACGAATCTCCAAATGGTGGGACAccttcttcgttttcttccGATGGTTGTCGAGCACAGTATTTTCTGAGGACACATCGGACCATTCGGAAACGAGAATTTCCCGAAATTTTCCCGTATTTTTCTGTTTGTGGTTGTTTGGTACACAATATGAGCATTTACCATAGTTGTTCCTAAGAGTAAATGTAGTGCTAATTTCCGATACCACTTGATGCTTTTCCGTATCGTAGTGACATATGAGATCATCTGGTTACTTCTGTCGATACTAGTTTTTCCATTATTGTATACAATTACCGCCAAAGGTTTCTGTTTCGGAGGACGTCTGCGATATGTAGAATTCGAGCTTGAAATCATAATGGGTGCATGTTTTGTTGATAATATTCTAACATCTCGAACATCTCTCCGTTTGAGCATCACAATACCGTTCTTATCTTCTCGTGTTATCATTTCACCTCTCTTCAAGTGGTACGACATTATGAAATTGTTCTTTCGTTGTACCGTACAGTTCCAACGACATGCGtcctaaaatttaaaaatttgactgCTAACTGATAGCTTGTATAAAAGTTGTCGACGAACTAAGTTCGTCCTTCATTTACCAATTTATCTACAAATTCAATGCAGACGTTTTCAGCTGTGCCAACTTGCTTACTTCCAGTGATATCTCGTCCGGAATATACTTTTGCAAACCATGTGTAACCTTCGGTGGAACACAGTTTGAATAGTTTTATACCATACTTATGTGATTTCGTCAGTATGTATTGCCGAAAAGTTAGTCGTCCCCTCCAAGAAACCATTGTCTCGTCGATTA
The Bombus vancouverensis nearcticus chromosome 6, iyBomVanc1_principal, whole genome shotgun sequence DNA segment above includes these coding regions:
- the LOC117161285 gene encoding piggyBac transposable element-derived protein 4 isoform X1, with translation MKLTAKLITINRKQDKYSALMQNEDIVIDETMVSWRGRLTFRQYILTKSHKYGIKLFKLCSTEGYTWFAKVYSGRDITGSKQVGTAENVCIEFVDKLDACRWNCTVQRKNNFIMSYHLKRGEMITREDKNGIVMLKRRDVRDVRILSTKHAPIMISSSNSTYRRRPPKQKPLAVIVYNNGKTSIDRSNQMISYVTTIRKSIKWYRKLALHLLLGTTMVNAHIVYQTTTNRKIRENFGKFSFPNGPMCPQKILCSTTIGRKRRRCPTIWRFVRISKASL
- the LOC117161285 gene encoding uncharacterized protein LOC117161285 isoform X4, which encodes MKLTAKLITINRKQDKYSALMQNEDIVIDETMVSWRGRLTFRQYILTKSHKYGIKLFKLCSTEGYTWFAKVYSGRDITGSKQVGTAENVCIEFVDKLDACRWNCTVQRKNNFIMSYHLKRGEMITREDKNGIVMLKRRDVRDVRILSTKHAPIMISSSNSTYRRRPPKQKPLAEQLW
- the LOC117161285 gene encoding piggyBac transposable element-derived protein 4 isoform X2, which gives rise to MYTFIYTHEDIVIDETMVSWRGRLTFRQYILTKSHKYGIKLFKLCSTEGYTWFAKVYSGRDITGSKQVGTAENVCIEFVDKLDACRWNCTVQRKNNFIMSYHLKRGEMITREDKNGIVMLKRRDVRDVRILSTKHAPIMISSSNSTYRRRPPKQKPLAVIVYNNGKTSIDRSNQMISYVTTIRKSIKWYRKLALHLLLGTTMVNAHIVYQTTTNRKIRENFGKFSFPNGPMCPQKILCSTTIGRKRRRCPTIWRFVRISKASL
- the LOC117161285 gene encoding piggyBac transposable element-derived protein 4 isoform X3, which gives rise to MKLTAKLITINRKQDKYSALMQNEDIVIDETMVSWRGRLTFRQYILTKSHKYGIKLFKLCSTEGYTWFAKVYSGRDITGSKQVGTAENVCIEFVDKLDACRWNCTVQRKNNFIMSYHLKRGEMITREDKNGIVMLKRRDVRDVRILSTKHAPIMISSSNSTYRRRPPKQKPLAVIVYNNGKTSIDRSNQMISYVTTIRKSIKWYRKLALHLLLGTTMKILCSTTIGRKRRRCPTIWRFVRISKASL